In Gimesia benthica, a single window of DNA contains:
- a CDS encoding right-handed parallel beta-helix repeat-containing protein, giving the protein MQRTETPMQGTGSLSVRLLNCLLTLSIVVLVSARATECQAELYEVGPDKKYTLLEKVPWESLSPGDEVQIHWRAQPYRSKWVLCRRGTQAKPIVIKGVPSEKGDLPVIDGRRAVTRPQLRYWGEQRGIIKIGGARDPADTMPAHIVIENLDIRSARPSFFYFSSDGLQKYFQNAAAIFIEKGEHITIRNCFLHDCGNGLFIAPDSKEILVENCAIYHNGIADSYYEHNVYTEAAGMIFQGNYLGPLRENCLGNNLKDRSAGLVVRYNWIESGNRQLDLVDAEGSDTIRFDPRYRSTYVYGNVLVKRKEDSNTQMIHYGGDSGDEENYRKGTLFLYNNTMVSRRASTTLVRLSTASEHLDCRNNILYTSHDGSSLAILDEAGTASLSHNWIKRGWKAAHSTRFGKVSAEDEIHSGADPGFQDEEKNLFFLTAKSACLNKAGALPEAVKANFPVKQEFKGPRGMKQRPAASLNDLGALERESEE; this is encoded by the coding sequence GTGCAGCGAACTGAAACTCCAATGCAGGGAACCGGTTCTCTGTCTGTTCGTCTTCTGAACTGTCTGCTGACTCTCTCCATCGTAGTTCTGGTTTCTGCCAGGGCAACAGAGTGTCAGGCGGAACTTTACGAAGTGGGCCCCGATAAAAAGTATACTCTGCTCGAAAAAGTTCCCTGGGAGAGTCTCTCGCCGGGGGATGAGGTCCAGATTCACTGGCGGGCGCAGCCTTATCGGAGTAAATGGGTACTCTGCCGAAGGGGGACCCAGGCGAAGCCGATCGTGATCAAAGGCGTTCCTTCCGAGAAAGGGGATCTGCCTGTCATCGATGGTCGGCGGGCCGTCACGCGACCGCAGCTCCGCTATTGGGGCGAACAGCGGGGGATCATCAAAATTGGTGGTGCCCGCGATCCTGCCGATACGATGCCCGCGCACATTGTGATCGAAAACCTCGATATCCGCAGTGCGCGTCCCTCCTTCTTCTATTTCAGTTCGGACGGACTGCAGAAGTATTTTCAGAATGCCGCGGCGATCTTCATTGAAAAAGGAGAACACATTACGATCCGCAACTGCTTCCTGCACGATTGCGGCAACGGTCTGTTTATCGCCCCCGACTCAAAAGAGATCCTCGTTGAGAACTGTGCGATCTATCATAACGGGATCGCCGACAGCTATTACGAACACAACGTTTATACTGAAGCCGCCGGGATGATCTTCCAGGGGAACTACCTCGGTCCGCTTCGCGAAAACTGTCTGGGGAACAATCTCAAAGATCGTTCTGCCGGACTGGTCGTGCGCTACAACTGGATTGAAAGCGGCAACCGACAGCTCGATTTGGTCGATGCCGAGGGAAGTGATACGATTCGCTTTGATCCACGCTACCGCTCTACCTATGTGTACGGCAATGTGCTGGTGAAACGTAAGGAAGATTCAAACACGCAGATGATTCACTACGGTGGCGACAGTGGCGACGAAGAAAATTATCGCAAGGGAACATTATTTCTCTACAACAACACGATGGTTTCCCGGCGGGCTTCCACTACGCTGGTGCGACTGTCGACCGCGAGCGAACACCTGGACTGCCGGAATAACATTCTTTATACCTCACACGATGGCAGCAGTCTGGCGATTCTCGATGAAGCGGGGACGGCGAGTCTGAGTCATAACTGGATCAAACGGGGCTGGAAAGCCGCGCACTCCACTCGCTTCGGCAAGGTCAGTGCGGAAGACGAAATCCATTCCGGTGCCGATCCGGGATTTCAGGACGAAGAGAAAAATCTGTTCTTTCTCACTGCCAAGTCTGCCTGCCTGAATAAAGCGGGAGCTCTGCCGGAAGCCGTGAAAGCCAACTTCCCCGTAAAACAGGAATTCAAAGGTCCTCGGGGAATGAAACAACGCCCCGCAGCATCATTGAATGACCTGGGGGCGCTGGAACGAGAATCCGAAGAGTAG
- a CDS encoding YhjD/YihY/BrkB family envelope integrity protein: protein MNKSEQLDLSKIGFLAMWKLGGLTPWDLVRRAFIGYNQHRLSAQSAQFAYYAIFTLFPLLMVLIGIVAQLPIEGLIRSMENAINMGLPHDLSQILFDQIADIQKKTTFSLIMGGVVLLSWGACACSSRWAKDWMPCLKSIIGEISSKQADSPCC from the coding sequence ATGAACAAATCCGAACAACTTGATCTGAGCAAAATCGGCTTTCTCGCGATGTGGAAACTGGGAGGCCTGACTCCATGGGATCTCGTCCGTCGCGCCTTTATCGGCTACAACCAGCACCGCCTCAGCGCCCAGAGCGCACAGTTCGCCTATTACGCGATTTTCACGCTCTTCCCACTGCTGATGGTCCTGATCGGCATTGTGGCTCAACTCCCCATCGAGGGCCTGATTCGCAGCATGGAGAATGCCATCAATATGGGTCTGCCACATGATCTCTCCCAAATCCTGTTCGATCAGATCGCCGACATCCAGAAGAAAACGACCTTCAGTCTGATCATGGGGGGCGTGGTACTGTTATCCTGGGGGGCATGCGCCTGTTCCTCACGATGGGCAAAGGACTGGATGCCGTGTTTGAAGTCGATCATCGGCGAAATTTCCTCAAAGCAGGCGGACTCTCCCTGTTGCTGA
- the argH gene encoding argininosuccinate lyase has protein sequence MAAKAWGGRFQQQTDARVEAFTESISFDSRLAAVDIQGSQAHAQMLAKVGLITVDESRQIVETLDQIGAEIADGKFEFRFELEDIHMHIESALIERIGDIGRKLHTGRSRNDQVSTDLKLYTRGAIERVDSLLKDLQVAFVERCERDADQVLPGFTHLQRAQPVKAAHYWLAYCEKFDRDRQRLADCLARVNVSPLGGAALAGSSLPIDRHFTAELLEFTDVARNSLDISSDRDYLAEFCFCMAMIATHLSNWAEEWIAWFSTEFGFIKLPDAFTTGSSIMPQKRNPDVLELIRGKSARPIADVQQTLVLLKGLPMAYNRDMQEDKLAMFDAYDTVAACLELAAAMVEGAELQVETINAKLEDGFLDATALMEYLIKKGTPMRTGHGIVGKLVSLCESRSIRLADLSLEELQQACPEIEEDIYQVLGARNAMAALCSFGSGGEKPVQEQTAYWKEKLGL, from the coding sequence GTGGCCGCAAAAGCCTGGGGAGGACGATTTCAACAGCAGACTGATGCCCGCGTTGAAGCGTTTACGGAATCAATCAGTTTTGACAGTCGGCTGGCGGCTGTCGATATCCAGGGCTCGCAGGCGCACGCCCAGATGCTGGCCAAGGTGGGACTGATCACGGTTGACGAAAGCCGACAGATCGTGGAGACGCTGGATCAGATCGGTGCCGAGATCGCTGATGGGAAATTCGAATTCCGCTTTGAGCTCGAAGACATCCACATGCATATCGAAAGTGCGTTGATCGAACGGATCGGCGACATCGGTCGCAAGCTGCACACTGGTCGCAGCCGGAACGATCAGGTATCGACCGACCTCAAGCTTTATACCCGGGGGGCCATCGAACGCGTTGACAGCCTGCTCAAGGATCTGCAGGTCGCGTTCGTCGAACGTTGTGAGCGTGACGCCGACCAGGTGCTGCCCGGCTTTACTCACCTGCAGCGGGCACAGCCGGTCAAAGCCGCTCATTACTGGCTCGCTTACTGCGAGAAGTTCGACCGGGATCGTCAGCGACTGGCCGACTGTCTCGCCCGCGTGAATGTTTCTCCACTGGGCGGGGCGGCACTGGCGGGGAGCTCGCTGCCGATTGACCGGCACTTCACCGCGGAATTGCTGGAGTTCACCGACGTAGCCCGCAACAGTCTGGATATCTCCAGTGACCGCGACTACCTGGCTGAATTCTGTTTCTGCATGGCGATGATCGCCACTCATCTGAGTAACTGGGCCGAAGAATGGATCGCCTGGTTCTCGACTGAGTTCGGTTTTATCAAACTGCCTGATGCCTTCACCACTGGTTCGTCCATCATGCCACAAAAGCGGAACCCGGATGTGCTGGAACTGATCCGCGGTAAGTCGGCCCGACCGATTGCCGATGTGCAGCAGACGCTGGTGCTGTTGAAGGGCCTGCCGATGGCCTACAACCGGGACATGCAGGAAGACAAGCTGGCAATGTTCGACGCTTACGACACAGTCGCCGCCTGTCTGGAACTGGCGGCTGCGATGGTCGAAGGGGCGGAACTGCAGGTCGAGACAATCAATGCCAAACTGGAAGACGGCTTCCTCGATGCGACTGCCCTGATGGAGTACCTGATCAAGAAAGGGACGCCGATGCGGACCGGGCACGGGATCGTCGGGAAACTGGTGTCGCTGTGTGAATCGCGGAGTATCCGGCTGGCAGATCTCTCTCTGGAAGAACTGCAGCAGGCGTGTCCCGAGATCGAAGAGGACATCTACCAGGTGCTGGGCGCCCGGAACGCGATGGCGGCACTCTGCAGTTTCGGTTCGGGGGGCGAAAAGCCGGTGCAGGAGCAGACCGCTTACTGGAAAGAGAAGCTCGGTCTCTAA
- a CDS encoding DUF1501 domain-containing protein: MFRVEFGKSGKYCDGLSRRHFLQVGMAGMGSASLSQILHAKANAAQNGIPKKDTSVILLWLDGGPSHLDTYDMKPEAPSEYRGIWNPIHTNVPGMDITELFPLQAKCADKFSVVRSLHHNTGDHFTGGHWMLTGRGGVSGGSTPGRNPSIASMATKVLGPRDPGMPAYVSVPYASSIGLRPGYFGGNFLGVQYDPFETGSDPNNQNFQVQNLSPINGLSLQRLKDRKDLLKTFDRLRRDVDQSGMLDSMDRLDQKAYDMVTGEKARRAFDLKSEDEKLRDQYGRHTWGQSVLLARRLVEAGTTFVTVHFGGWDHHWNLQSGMESYLPRVDQAVSALFEDLAQRGLSEKVLVVLCGEFSRTPRMNDGGNGGPPLSQGTPGRDHWGNSMFCLLGGGGVKGGRIVGATNRLGDAPADRPVRPGHIHHTIYRVLGMDPEMHFPDHSGRPTIAVDHGEVISELF, from the coding sequence ATGTTCCGTGTCGAGTTTGGCAAAAGCGGCAAATATTGTGACGGTCTCAGCCGTCGTCACTTTCTACAGGTCGGTATGGCAGGCATGGGCTCGGCCAGCCTCTCACAGATCCTGCATGCGAAAGCAAACGCAGCTCAAAACGGCATCCCAAAGAAAGACACCTCCGTCATTCTGCTCTGGCTCGATGGCGGACCAAGTCACCTCGACACCTATGACATGAAGCCAGAAGCCCCCAGCGAATACAGGGGCATCTGGAATCCGATTCACACCAATGTCCCCGGCATGGACATCACCGAGCTGTTTCCGCTCCAGGCGAAATGTGCAGACAAGTTCTCGGTCGTTCGTTCGCTGCATCACAATACCGGTGACCACTTTACCGGCGGACACTGGATGCTCACCGGACGGGGAGGCGTCAGCGGTGGCAGCACCCCCGGTCGGAATCCGTCCATCGCCTCAATGGCCACCAAGGTTCTCGGTCCGCGTGATCCGGGAATGCCGGCCTATGTCTCCGTCCCATACGCATCGAGCATCGGATTGCGTCCCGGTTACTTCGGCGGCAACTTCCTGGGTGTGCAATACGATCCCTTCGAAACCGGCTCGGATCCCAACAACCAGAATTTCCAGGTCCAGAACCTGAGCCCCATTAACGGGCTCTCACTCCAGCGGCTCAAAGACCGCAAAGACCTGCTCAAAACATTCGATCGCCTCCGCAGAGATGTCGACCAGTCGGGCATGCTCGATTCCATGGATCGCCTGGACCAGAAAGCTTATGACATGGTCACCGGCGAAAAAGCCCGCCGCGCATTTGATCTGAAATCCGAAGATGAAAAGCTCCGCGATCAATACGGACGCCACACTTGGGGACAGAGTGTCCTGCTGGCCCGCCGTCTGGTGGAAGCGGGAACCACCTTCGTCACCGTGCACTTTGGTGGCTGGGACCATCACTGGAACCTGCAGAGCGGAATGGAAAGCTATCTCCCCCGCGTCGACCAGGCCGTGAGTGCTCTGTTTGAAGACCTCGCACAACGTGGTCTCAGTGAAAAGGTACTCGTGGTGTTGTGTGGTGAATTCAGCCGCACTCCCCGCATGAACGATGGCGGCAACGGTGGACCTCCATTAAGCCAGGGAACGCCCGGCCGCGACCACTGGGGCAACTCCATGTTCTGCCTGCTGGGCGGCGGAGGTGTCAAAGGGGGCCGGATTGTCGGCGCCACCAATCGTCTGGGCGATGCCCCTGCGGACCGTCCTGTCCGTCCCGGTCATATTCATCATACGATTTACCGTGTATTAGGCATGGATCCGGAAATGCACTTCCCGGATCACTCTGGAAGACCTACGATTGCCGTAGATCATGGTGAAGTGATCAGCGAACTCTTTTAG
- a CDS encoding YihY/virulence factor BrkB family protein yields MRLFLTMGKGLDAVFEVDHRRNFLKAGGLSLLLTFFVLFLLFMAMILLVVGPAIARLLLSNFEAPWLHVLLSAGTRWSVACGFMLISTSVIYWAVPSVKLPWNIITPGSLFVVVSWVVMLLGFREYVENFAHYNETYGTLGGFIVLLVWLYMTGAILMMGGEINGVIYRAAKEKSEAIR; encoded by the coding sequence ATGCGCCTGTTCCTCACGATGGGCAAAGGACTGGATGCCGTGTTTGAAGTCGATCATCGGCGAAATTTCCTCAAAGCAGGCGGACTCTCCCTGTTGCTGACGTTTTTTGTGCTGTTCCTGTTGTTTATGGCCATGATTCTGCTGGTCGTCGGCCCCGCGATTGCCCGCCTGCTGCTGTCCAATTTTGAAGCCCCCTGGCTGCACGTCCTGCTCTCAGCCGGCACACGCTGGTCGGTCGCCTGTGGCTTCATGCTGATTTCGACCTCGGTCATTTACTGGGCCGTTCCCAGTGTCAAACTTCCCTGGAACATCATCACGCCGGGCAGCCTGTTTGTTGTCGTCAGCTGGGTGGTCATGTTGCTGGGCTTTCGCGAGTATGTCGAAAATTTTGCACACTACAACGAAACTTATGGGACCCTGGGGGGATTCATTGTGTTACTCGTCTGGTTGTATATGACCGGAGCCATTCTGATGATGGGTGGCGAAATCAACGGCGTCATTTATCGGGCGGCGAAAGAGAAGTCCGAAGCCATCAGGTGA
- a CDS encoding nitrilase family protein, giving the protein MRDIRIAAVQFEHRNGDKAYNLQRIRELAQQAVAQGAEIVSFHECCIPAYTFVQSFSKEELLALAEPVPSGPSTQELMSISREVGVPILAGLFEEDQGDVYNTYVCVDGDELVARFRKLHAFVNSHLSSGSEYAVFDLRGCRCGILICYDNNLIENVRMTAMLGAEIIFMPHVTCCLPSVMPGRGLVDPKLWENRDRDPVRLRQEFQGPKGKGWLMRWLPARAYDNGVYAIFTNPVGMDDQEVKPGLSMILDPFGEIIAECTNLGDEIAIALCTEEKLSQASGRRYIRARRPDLYGKLVEPPAEPPVTQPGWELKPSS; this is encoded by the coding sequence ATGAGAGACATCAGGATCGCTGCCGTCCAGTTTGAACATCGTAACGGAGACAAGGCATATAATCTGCAGCGCATCCGTGAGCTGGCTCAACAGGCGGTGGCCCAGGGGGCTGAGATTGTCAGCTTTCATGAATGTTGTATCCCCGCTTACACATTCGTGCAATCGTTCTCCAAAGAAGAACTGCTGGCCCTGGCCGAGCCGGTGCCTTCCGGACCGAGTACACAGGAACTGATGTCAATCTCCCGGGAAGTCGGCGTGCCCATCCTCGCCGGCCTGTTCGAAGAGGATCAGGGGGACGTGTATAACACGTACGTCTGTGTCGATGGGGATGAACTGGTGGCCCGCTTTCGCAAGCTGCATGCGTTTGTGAATTCGCATCTTTCTTCGGGAAGTGAATACGCGGTCTTCGATCTGCGTGGCTGTCGTTGTGGGATCTTGATCTGCTACGACAACAACCTGATCGAAAACGTGCGGATGACAGCCATGCTGGGGGCCGAGATCATCTTTATGCCACATGTGACCTGCTGCCTCCCGTCGGTGATGCCCGGGCGGGGACTCGTGGATCCAAAACTGTGGGAGAACCGGGACCGGGATCCGGTACGGCTGCGACAGGAATTTCAGGGACCCAAGGGGAAAGGCTGGCTGATGCGCTGGCTGCCTGCGCGGGCTTATGATAACGGCGTGTATGCGATCTTCACGAACCCGGTCGGCATGGATGACCAGGAAGTCAAACCGGGGCTGTCGATGATCCTCGATCCGTTTGGAGAGATCATCGCCGAGTGTACGAACCTGGGAGATGAAATCGCGATCGCGCTATGCACCGAGGAAAAACTGTCGCAGGCCAGTGGGCGACGTTATATCCGCGCCCGGCGTCCCGATCTGTATGGCAAGCTCGTGGAGCCCCCGGCGGAACCTCCCGTGACACAACCGGGGTGGGAGTTGAAGCCCTCCAGTTGA
- a CDS encoding DUF1501 domain-containing protein, which produces MTEMTTGGMCAPHLLNRRQAMQIGVGLFGLNLPQLLQAKESGKQDISCIFIFLAGGPSHFETFDPKPEAPAEIRGQWKPIDTNVPGIQICEKLPLLAQRMDKVALIRSWQGKSGSHSTGSQHVASGFKPTGKQYFPNFGCLVSALYGSRVPGVPPHLGLPVAARYTDPPGYLGTAFSAFDLKGDPSKPEMELGGLNLSQVRFENRLEMLAQLENLSRLQEIQNSQFESVDKFTNEAIAMLTSGAMQKAVNLEEEPIQTRERYGDNIYGRRVLLARRLVEAGARFVTINQAVQGGLFGNAKTNGTWDNHGWLFDSMMTFSKPPADLPKGKRWHSYSGPGNVPQLDMSLSALLDDLDERGLLDTTLVVAMGEFGRTPKINATAGRDHYPNAGSVLMAGGPVKRGTVIGATDRKGSLPSTRPWRPEDFATSIYHALGIDAHQTYFPRLARPTPVAAGELIEGLF; this is translated from the coding sequence ATGACTGAAATGACTACGGGTGGCATGTGTGCGCCACATCTGCTGAATCGACGACAGGCGATGCAGATCGGCGTCGGTCTGTTCGGCCTGAATCTGCCGCAGTTACTTCAGGCCAAAGAATCGGGTAAGCAGGACATCTCCTGTATCTTCATCTTCCTGGCAGGCGGGCCGAGTCATTTTGAGACATTCGATCCCAAACCCGAAGCCCCTGCCGAGATCCGTGGGCAGTGGAAACCGATCGACACCAACGTCCCCGGTATTCAAATCTGTGAGAAGCTCCCCCTGTTGGCGCAACGGATGGACAAGGTCGCGCTGATCCGTTCCTGGCAGGGAAAGAGCGGCTCACACAGCACCGGTTCACAGCATGTCGCCAGCGGTTTCAAACCGACGGGCAAACAGTATTTCCCCAACTTTGGCTGTCTGGTTTCGGCCCTGTATGGCAGCCGTGTTCCCGGCGTGCCTCCCCATCTGGGCCTGCCGGTCGCCGCTCGATATACCGATCCTCCCGGCTACCTGGGCACCGCTTTTTCCGCATTCGACCTCAAGGGGGATCCCAGCAAACCGGAAATGGAACTGGGGGGCCTGAACCTGTCACAGGTCCGTTTCGAAAACCGCCTGGAAATGCTCGCGCAGCTGGAAAATCTGAGCCGCCTGCAGGAGATTCAGAACTCGCAGTTCGAATCGGTCGACAAATTCACCAACGAAGCCATCGCCATGCTGACCAGCGGCGCAATGCAGAAAGCGGTTAACCTCGAAGAAGAACCGATACAGACCCGCGAGCGCTACGGCGATAACATTTACGGGCGACGCGTCCTGCTGGCCCGTCGCCTGGTGGAAGCGGGAGCCCGCTTCGTAACGATCAACCAGGCTGTCCAGGGCGGCCTGTTCGGGAATGCCAAAACCAATGGCACCTGGGACAACCACGGCTGGCTCTTCGATTCAATGATGACCTTCTCCAAACCGCCCGCAGACCTGCCCAAAGGCAAACGCTGGCACAGCTACTCCGGCCCCGGAAACGTTCCTCAACTGGACATGTCGCTCTCTGCTCTGCTGGACGACCTGGATGAGCGGGGACTACTCGACACAACTCTGGTTGTCGCGATGGGTGAATTCGGACGCACACCGAAAATCAACGCCACCGCTGGCCGCGATCACTATCCCAATGCAGGTAGTGTCCTCATGGCAGGCGGCCCCGTGAAACGAGGAACTGTGATTGGTGCCACCGACCGCAAAGGAAGTCTGCCCAGCACGCGTCCCTGGCGTCCCGAAGACTTTGCCACCTCCATTTATCACGCGCTGGGCATCGACGCCCACCAGACCTATTTCCCCCGGCTCGCCCGCCCCACGCCGGTCGCTGCCGGTGAACTGATCGAAGGCCTGTTCTAA
- a CDS encoding SelL-related redox protein, whose translation MDQIPFQEALAAFPSSRGRTLADLSNEAPVLVVFLRHGGCPFCREVLAQLQSLSAELTKRGLQLAIVHMMEPQQASQLLARYQLQDVHAFSDPERKLYELFQVKRGTLSEVAGPAIWWSGFKTTILSGHLPGIPGKDVQQLGAALILDKGQIVASHFSQNSADQPDWDQLLACELPPH comes from the coding sequence ATGGATCAGATCCCCTTTCAGGAAGCACTCGCGGCGTTCCCTTCCTCGCGCGGCAGGACGCTGGCAGACCTCTCCAATGAGGCCCCCGTACTCGTCGTGTTCCTCAGGCACGGCGGCTGTCCCTTCTGTCGCGAGGTTCTGGCCCAACTGCAGTCCCTGTCCGCTGAACTCACCAAACGCGGCCTGCAACTCGCCATCGTCCATATGATGGAACCTCAACAGGCGAGCCAGTTGCTGGCTCGCTATCAACTGCAGGACGTCCACGCTTTCAGTGACCCGGAACGCAAACTCTATGAACTCTTCCAGGTCAAACGCGGCACGCTTTCTGAAGTCGCCGGACCTGCGATCTGGTGGTCCGGCTTCAAGACCACGATCCTCTCCGGCCATCTGCCAGGCATCCCCGGTAAAGATGTGCAACAGTTGGGAGCAGCTCTGATTCTTGACAAGGGGCAGATCGTCGCCAGCCATTTTTCCCAGAACTCGGCTGATCAACCTGACTGGGATCAGCTGCTGGCCTGTGAACTTCCCCCGCATTGA
- the queC gene encoding 7-cyano-7-deazaguanine synthase QueC encodes MSSAAPRAVVLVSGGLDSATTLAIAADAGFELYALSFDYGQRHRHELDAAKKVCQAFDAQHFVTFPLDLRVFGGSALTADIEVPKDRSDDDLEAGIPITYVPARNTVFLSLALAWAETLNAFDLFIGVNAVDYSGYPDCRPEFIESFEKMANLATKSGVEHSGTWKVHTPLISLTKAEIIQKGMELGVDYGLTHSCYDPLPDGTPCGHCDSCQLRAKGFAEAGFDDPALKK; translated from the coding sequence ATGTCTTCCGCTGCCCCCCGCGCCGTTGTGCTCGTCAGTGGCGGTCTCGATTCCGCGACCACGCTGGCCATCGCCGCCGATGCCGGTTTTGAACTGTATGCTCTCTCCTTCGACTACGGACAGCGGCACCGCCACGAGCTGGACGCCGCGAAAAAAGTCTGTCAGGCATTCGATGCGCAACACTTCGTCACTTTCCCGCTGGATCTGCGTGTCTTCGGTGGCTCGGCCCTCACTGCCGACATCGAAGTCCCCAAGGACCGCTCAGATGATGACCTGGAAGCCGGCATCCCCATCACCTACGTCCCGGCCCGGAACACGGTTTTCCTCTCGCTGGCACTCGCCTGGGCCGAAACATTGAATGCCTTCGACCTGTTCATCGGCGTGAATGCCGTCGATTACAGTGGCTATCCCGACTGTCGACCCGAGTTCATCGAGTCCTTCGAGAAAATGGCTAACCTCGCGACCAAATCGGGAGTAGAACACAGCGGTACCTGGAAGGTGCATACCCCTTTGATTTCACTCACCAAAGCAGAGATCATCCAAAAGGGGATGGAACTCGGCGTCGATTACGGCCTGACCCACAGCTGCTACGACCCGCTGCCCGATGGCACGCCCTGCGGTCACTGTGACTCCTGCCAGCTCCGCGCCAAAGGCTTCGCGGAAGCCGGCTTTGATGATCCGGCCCTGAAAAAATAA
- a CDS encoding leucyl aminopeptidase, which translates to MATQLTNDALSAIEADWLIIPLAEAAPLPADVSQLDEAIGGQISRLIEAEDFTGKLASTATLLGLSGIKTPRILLAGLGPAKDLSLAALEKSLMTAARAISTKKEIRAAVLLPEVSESSLSAAQIARQISTAMTVGSVGQDLYRAEPGRFPFQEVSIAGADSAEIQQAISEGSILGEAVNLAREVVNRPAGDIFPVSFADKVVEVAKECGLEAEILDEKQLADEKMGSMLAVAQGSDQPPRLAILKHQGGAASAPTLALVGKGVTFDSGGLSLKPSDGMKTMKCDMGGAAAVLGAMTAIARLKLPVNVVGYMGLVENMVNGSSYKLGDVLKARNGKTIEVLNTDAEGRLVLADVLTLAVDRGASNLIDLATLTGACVVALGEDVTGVFSNTPAWSQAVQDAAKTTGESVWEMPMFPEFGEQLKSDVADLKNVGLRWGGAITAAKFLENFVSETPWVHLDIAGPAFASANLPHREGGATGCMVRTLVEVAREYKG; encoded by the coding sequence ATGGCGACACAATTGACGAATGACGCACTCTCCGCAATCGAAGCAGACTGGCTGATTATCCCCCTGGCCGAGGCAGCCCCGCTCCCCGCTGACGTATCACAACTGGACGAAGCGATCGGTGGTCAGATCAGCCGCCTGATCGAAGCTGAAGACTTCACCGGCAAACTGGCGTCGACCGCCACCCTGCTCGGATTAAGCGGCATCAAAACACCACGCATCCTGCTGGCTGGACTGGGACCCGCGAAAGACCTCTCGCTGGCAGCGCTGGAAAAATCCCTGATGACCGCCGCCCGCGCCATCTCAACCAAGAAAGAGATCCGCGCCGCAGTCCTGCTCCCCGAAGTTTCAGAAAGCTCTCTCTCTGCAGCCCAGATCGCCCGTCAGATCAGCACCGCCATGACCGTCGGTTCGGTGGGACAGGACCTGTACCGGGCGGAACCCGGCCGCTTCCCCTTCCAGGAAGTGTCGATCGCGGGTGCGGACTCTGCTGAAATTCAACAGGCAATCTCAGAGGGATCGATCCTGGGTGAAGCCGTTAATCTGGCACGTGAAGTGGTCAACCGTCCCGCCGGCGATATCTTTCCGGTCAGCTTTGCCGACAAGGTTGTGGAAGTCGCGAAGGAATGTGGTCTGGAAGCAGAGATCCTCGACGAAAAACAACTGGCAGATGAAAAGATGGGCTCCATGCTGGCCGTCGCCCAGGGAAGTGATCAGCCTCCCCGCCTGGCGATTCTGAAACATCAGGGCGGCGCTGCCTCCGCTCCCACGCTGGCCCTGGTCGGCAAAGGGGTCACCTTCGACAGCGGCGGACTTTCACTCAAGCCCAGTGACGGCATGAAGACCATGAAATGCGACATGGGTGGCGCAGCCGCGGTCCTCGGTGCGATGACGGCGATTGCCCGCCTCAAGCTGCCCGTGAATGTCGTGGGCTACATGGGACTCGTGGAAAACATGGTCAACGGATCGTCTTACAAGCTGGGTGACGTCCTTAAAGCCCGGAACGGCAAGACCATCGAAGTTCTCAACACCGATGCCGAAGGACGCCTGGTTCTGGCCGACGTCCTCACGCTGGCTGTCGACCGCGGGGCCTCGAACCTGATCGACCTCGCCACCCTGACCGGTGCCTGTGTCGTCGCTCTGGGTGAAGATGTCACCGGCGTCTTCTCTAACACCCCGGCCTGGTCGCAGGCGGTTCAGGACGCCGCCAAAACCACCGGCGAATCGGTCTGGGAAATGCCCATGTTCCCTGAGTTTGGTGAGCAGCTCAAAAGCGATGTGGCAGACCTGAAAAACGTCGGTCTTCGCTGGGGTGGTGCCATCACCGCCGCCAAGTTCCTGGAAAACTTCGTCAGCGAAACCCCGTGGGTCCACCTCGATATCGCAGGCCCGGCTTTCGCTTCGGCCAATTTGCCTCACCGTGAAGGGGGCGCTACCGGCTGCATGGTTCGCACCCTGGTAGAAGTTGCCCGCGAGTACAAAGGCTAA